One part of the Pseudopipra pipra isolate bDixPip1 chromosome 3, bDixPip1.hap1, whole genome shotgun sequence genome encodes these proteins:
- the LOC135411911 gene encoding nuclear receptor subfamily 0 group B member 2-like, giving the protein MHSSPHAVSCHRELWLYGYKIPNKKFRKCQCETHHTKSILCQILNKEHGSETKWHQQHHSPHCSTGIKDCSCLDRRRVVLKTPEAMCRRAFGVLLKTSIFIRNLPSFYHMPLDDQLVLIQQNWAPLFVLGMAQEGVDFDLRETSVPSLLKKILLNQSLTANNDLGSSSPGASLTKVQKMKNLLWKCWDLDISAKEYAYLKGIILFNSGCCVLKCLPHVQTLQQEAQQALMEFVSTMFHGNLGRFASILQLIASLRDADADAIEELFFRPILGEAILNVLLLETLHIKPDCL; this is encoded by the exons ATGCATAGCTCCCCACATGCTGTTTCCTGTCACAGGGAACTCTGGCTCTATGGCTACAAGATCCCAAATAAGAAATTTAGGAAATGTCAGTGTGAGACACACCATACTAAGAGCATCCTGTGTCAGATCCTTAACAAAGAGCATGGAAGTGAGACCAAGTGGCACCAGCAGCATCACAGTCCCCACTGCTCCACAGGAATCAAGGACTGCTCTTGCTTGGACAGGAGAAGAGTTGTCCTGAAAACACCAGAAGCCATGTGCAGAAGAGCTTTTGGAGTGCTCTTGAAGACTTCAATTTTTATTAGAAACTTGCCTTCTTTTTATCACATGCCTTTGGATGATCAGCTTGTTCTCATACAGCAGAACTGGGCCCCTCTTTTTGTCCTGGGCATGGCACAAGAAGGGGTGGATTTTGATCTGAGAGAGACTTCAGTCCCTagtttattgaaaaaaatcctCCTCAATCAGTCTTTGACAGCTAACAATGATCTGGGCAGCTCATCACCAGGAGCATCTTTGACAAAAGTTCAGAAGATGAAGAATCTCTTGTGGAAATGCTGGGACCTGGACATAAGTGCAAAAGAATATGCCTATCTTAAAggaattattctttttaattctg GATGCTGTGTCCTAAAATGTCTCCCACATGTACAAACACTGCAGCAGGAAGCCCAGCAAGCGTTGATGGAGTTTGTCTCAACAATGTTCCATGGAAACCTGGGCAGGTTTGCTTCGATTCTTCAGCTGATCGCCTCTCTTCGAGACGCTGATGCAGATGCTATTGAAGAGCTCTTCTTCAGGCCCATTCTAGGAGAGGCCATCCTAAATGTATTACTTCTAGAAACACTACATATCAAGCCAGACTGCCTTTGA